TGTCCATTAGTTAATATACATGGTAGGATTTCACCATCCCTGTTGTATGTCCATTAGTTATTATACACAGTAGGATTTCACCATCCCTGTTGTATGTCCATTAGTTAATATACACAGTAGGATTTCACCATCCCTGTAGTATGTCCATTAGTTATTATAcacaggtagcagtgtacagtaaaaatgccaaattctgaaaaatatggcacatgctttagatatgtaaacattgccagttaaccttacatataacctctaataaagtatatatatttgaaatctgtacaacatttgcaattttaatagagctctgaaggataagtaaactgatattttctgtgatttttagagctgtgaataccatggtaacagcttaaaaaattctcaaaaattgcaaaatattatgatatttgacccaaaatggcacaattctctacacaattttttttctgaaacctatttaaaattaaatatctctatcccaaagacagaattaatcttgtttggacatatgttgtaaattaagtttttccgctatcttaccttttctgtgggcttccattttgcgctgtaggcaaaactaaatttcctgtgtaaacacacgttcggaaaatccggatatttaaaatccggaaccaatttattgatttttgttttaataaatgtgaagcctgtatgtactacttcatactggatataccaattatagtgtacatttattttttcattttttatacatatcataatacaggagttatttgcttaacaaaaaaattgcccatggccaggctgtcttactgtggtgtgctaccacAGTAGGATTTCACCATCCCTGTAGTATGTCCATTAGTTAATATACATGGTAGGATTTCACCATCCCTGTTGTATGTCCATTAGTTATTATACACAGTAGGATTTCACCATCCCTGTAGTATGTCCATTAGTTATTATACACAGTAGGATTTCACCATCCCTGTTGTATGTCCAttagttattatacatgtaggatTTCACCATCCTTGTAGTATGTCCATTAGTTATTATACACAGTAGGATTTCACCATCCCTGTAGTATGTCCATTAgttaatatacacagtagaaTTTCACCATCCCTGTAGTATGTCCATTAGTTATTGGTAGGATTACACCATCCCTGTAGTATGTCCATTAGTTAATATACACAGTAGGATTTCACCATCCCTGTAGTATGTCCACAGTTAATATACATGGTAGGATTTCACCATCCCTGTAGTATGACCATTAGTTAATATAGATGGTAGGATTTCACCATCCCTGTAGTATGTCCATTAGTTAATATACACAGTAGGATTTCACCATCCCTGTAGTATGACCATTAGTTATTATACACAGTAGGATTTCACCATCCCTGTTGTATGTCCATTAGTTAATATACATGGTAGGATTTCACCATCCCTGTAGTATGTCCATTAGTTATTATACACAGTAGGATTTCACCATCCCTGTTGTATGTCCATTAGTTAATATACATGGTAGGATTTCACCATCCCTGTTGTATATCCATTAGTAAATATACATGGTAGGATTTCACCATCCCTGTTGTATGTCCATTAGTAAATATACATGATAGGATTTCACTATCCCTGTTGTATATCCatataaaagataaaatccTCAATATCTACCGATAGAATTGCTGACAGTTTCCATCATTCATGGTTTCTTTTTGTTACCAGGGCGACAGGGTCCAGTGGCTGGAAATCAGAAGGCCTTAGCTACAGTTACGGGTATCATTGATGGAACTGGAAGTGTGGGGGCAGCCATTGGCCAGGTTTGTTAGGGTTTTTGTTATTTGAACATTTCCTCTGGGTTTTCTGTGATGTTCCTCATTTAGATGTGACTCCCAGGGATATCACAGTTCTGAAACAACAGTTCCAATTGTTTATGATTTTAACAGTTTATAATTGTTGTACCCTGAAAGAATTTTTACCCTCATTGAAAATGAACAAACATGTTTTAGGAAATGTTATAAAGCCCTTTAATGCTGTTATTATATAGAAGTGAAGTATTTAAAGTAGTATCtaagaaatatttgtataaaatccCTATCTTGGATGCTGCAATGAAATCAAAGAATAAAAAATTATGTACAAAAAAATTACCATAATcaatagttcaaaataaatctaatttGTATCTGTTCATCAAAACTATCAAAATCAACTTCTTATGGATTAGTCAGTTATTTGTGTACTGTTACCATAATTGTAAAAgtgaaaaaatgtcaaatatcctttgtttatttatatccaCAGCTACTTGTGCCAGCTATACAAAAATTATCTGATGGTAATTGGGTTCCTGTTTTTGTCTTCTTCATGATAATGGTAAGTAATGATTTGGTAAGCTATcctagccatatatgtacatagacTGTATCCCAAACACTTTGGTTATCTTCACTTTATTTAACATCATGTGATAACATCATTTGCATCATGTGATATTTGTTCTGTTTCCTCTTTACAGACATTCCTGactggtgtatgtatatttccACTGTTTATCACAGAAGTAAAGGATATCAAAAAACGCTATGTGTGTTCCTGGTTCAGGGGTCTACAGAGAGCCCCGCTCTACTCCGACAATAGCTTTGAGAATGACGATGAACCCGTCATCATATCTGCAGCAGACCAGATTTCATGATAATTAAATTATGTTAGTTTAACATATGTTATGTCTGTGCCATTTTAATCAATCTTCACGGTGGAAGTGGTGGTGTGGTGATGTTGGTGGTATTATTCAGTCATCACGGTGAAAGTGATGATGTTGTCATGTTGGTCATATTAATCAGTCTTCAGAGTGGAAGTGattttgtgatatctgtattaaACTGTAAACAGTCGTGAGGGTGTCGTGATGCATTCAGCCACGTTTTGTGTGAGGAAACATATGCTTGTTTAACATGATATCATGGTCTTTCAAGTAACTGTGAGACCCTGACATCTTATATTTTGTCTCTGATACACTTGTTCTTTATGATGGTTATGTATAAAAAGGATCAGTGGATAGCAGGTGAGAGattcaggcccattgggcccttgttattggttctgtatacattgtataaatgtaagGATATGTTATCtattaaaagtttatataattagcTGTCTATGGTTTCTGTAGATAGAAGTTTACATAAGATATCTATAGTTTCTGTAGATAGAagtttatataagatatctatgGTTTCTGTAGATAGAAGTTTATATAAGCTATCTATGGTTTCTGTAGATAGATGTTTATATAAGCTGTCTATGGTTTCTGTAGATAgaagtttatatacgatatctATAGTTTCTGTAGATAGAAGTTTATATAAGCTGCCTATAATAGTTTCTGTAGATAGAAGGTTATATAAGCTATCTATGGTTTCTGTAGATAgaagtttatatacgatatctATAGTTTCTGTAGATAGAagtttatataagatatctatgGTTTCTGTAGATAGAAGTTTATATAAGCTGCCTATAATAGTTTCTGTAGATAGAAGGTTATATAAGCTATCTATGGTTTCTGTAGATAgaagtttatatacgatatctATAGTTTCTGTAGATAGAAGTTTATATAAGCTGTCTATAGTTTCTGTAGATGGAAGTTTATATAAGCTGTCTATAGTTTCTGTAGATAGAagtttatataagatatctatagTTTCTGTAGATAGATGTTTATATAAGCTATCTATAGTTTCTGTAGATAGAagtttatataagatatctatagTTTCTGTAGATAGAAGGTTATATAAGCTATCTATAGTTTCTGTAGATAGAagtttatataagatatctatagTTTCTGTAGATAGAagtttatataagatatctatagTTTCTGTAGATAGAAGTTTATATAAGCTGCCTATAATAGTTTCTGTAGATAgaaggttatataagatatctatagTTGCTGTAGATAGAAGTTTATATAAGCTGTCTCTGGTATCTGTAGATAGAAGTTTATATAAGCTATCTATAGTTTCTGTAGATAGAAGTTTATATAAGCTATCTATGGTTTCTGTAGATAGAAGTTTATATAAGCTATCTATGGTTTCTGTAGATAGAagtttatataagatatctatagTTTCTGTAGATAGAAGGTTATATACGATATCTATAGTTTCTGTAGATAGAagtttatataagatatctatgGTTTCTGTAGATAgaaggttatataagatatctataaTAGTTTCTGTAGATAGAAGGTTATATACGATATCTATAGTTTCTGTAGATAGAtgtttatataagatatctatgGTTTCTGTAGATAGAAGTTTATATAAGCTGTCTATAGTTTCTGTAGATAGAAGGTTATATAAGCTATCTATGGTTTCTGTAGATAGAAGTTTATATAAGCTGTCTATAGTTTCTGTAGATAGAAGGTTATATAAGCTATCTATAATAGTTTCTGTAGATAGAAGGTTATATACGATATCTATAGTTTCTGTAGATAGATGTTTATATTAGCTGTCTATAGTTTCTGTAGATAGAAGGTTATATAAGCTATCTATGGTTTCTGTAGATAGAagtttatataagatatctttagTTTCTGTAGATAGAAGAGTATATAACCTATCTTTGGTTTAATTATATAGATAGGtgtttaaagataatatttcttgtttattttattataggCATTATGTTTGTACACTGTCCTTTTACAATTAATTTAGAATATCCTTTACTCATTTATCATGTTCTTTTAAACAGTAAACATTACTGGGTATCCTCAGCGACGACTTGTAatctcaatatttttttttttttttttttaaatattttgaagaaGTTTTCTTACTTTGTGACGAAAAATGTTCAGAGTTTAAAAGTATATTATGGTACAAATTCCATGCATATTTTTATGGATAGTTGAGACtgttttgattgattgatgatTTCGTGGGAGGAAGTAGATATTATTAATCGGTCCATTTATATCTTTATCAATACCCCCACATGATTGTCCTCAATGACTTATTTTACTGTCtgatttttaaaatgtctatttttatattttaaacaaaaacaatatggTTTTAAAAATAAGACGTTACTTTTAAATGAATACATTAGGaggaaatatacatatatttaactatttaaatatttaccaaaTTGAGATTTTATACTTAATGACATGGTACAAGTACTGATTGAATACATTCATTTACCACTGGTACCACTGagttttatatcatatataattattgaacaTAAAACAATTAACTAATCTATCTTGAAAGTGCACTTTCAGTATTTTGTCCAGTTCATTTACAGAGCTCAGTTTAATAGCAATTTAAACAATAGTACCAACATTAAACAAACTGCCATATTTGTATGGAAAAAATGAATTACAATTTTATTGTACTTAATGGTGTTTGATAAAATGTTGATTTGaaggaaagggaaaaaaagtgttaattatacaaaaatagtCCACTTGTCTTGTTGCTATGACATAAACTGTTGATAATTGTACTGTTGATATGACATACACTATTGTACTGTTGATATGACATACACTATTGTACTGTTACTATGACATACACTATTGTACTGTTACTATGACATACACTATTGTACTGTTACTATGACATACACTATTAACTGTTGTTATGACATACATTATTGTACTGTTTATATGACATACACTATTGTACTGTTGATATGACATACATTATTGTACTGTTACTATGACATACATTATTGTACTGTTACTATGACATACACTATTgtactgttgatatgacgtACACTATTGTACTGTTACTATGACATACACTATTGTACTGTTACTATGACATACACTATTGTACTGTTGATATGACATACACTATTGTACTGTTGATATGACATACACTATTGTACTGTTGATATGACATACATTATTGTACTGTAGATATGACATACACTATTGTACTGTTGATATGACATACACTATTgtactgttgatatgacgtACACTATTGTACTGTTGATATGACATACACTATTGTACTGTAGATATGACACTATTGTACTGTTGATATGACATACACTATTGTACTGTTGATATGACATACACTATTGTACTGTAGATATGACATACACTATTGTACTGTTGATATGACATACACTATTGAACTGTAGATATGACATACACTATTGTACTGTTGATATGACATACACTATTGTACTGTAGATATGACATACACTATTGTACTGAAGATATGACATACACTATTGTACTGTAGATATAACTGTTACTATGACATACACTATTGTACTGTTGATATGACATACACTATTGTACTGTTATTATGACATACACTATTGTACTGTTGATATGACATACACTATTGTACAGTTACTTTGACATACACTATTGTACTGTTGATATGACATACACTATTGTACAGTTAATATGACATACACTATTGTACTGTTACTATGACATACACTATTGTACTGTTGATATGCTGTACACTATTGTACTGTTGTTATGACATACATTATTGTACTGTTGATATGACATACACTATTGTACTATTACTATGACATACACTATTGTACTGTTGATATGACATACACTATTGTACTATTACTATGACATACACTATTGTACTGTTGATATGACATACACTATTGTACTGCTGCAGTA
Above is a window of Pecten maximus chromosome 7, xPecMax1.1, whole genome shotgun sequence DNA encoding:
- the LOC117331043 gene encoding uncharacterized protein LOC117331043; protein product: MVSVDRSLHKISIVSVDRSLYKISMVSVDRSLYKLSMVSVDRCLYKLSMVSVDRSLYTISIVSVDRSLYKLPIIVSVDRRLYKLSMVSVDRSLYTISIVSVDRSLYKISMVSVDRSLYKLPIIVSVDRRLYKLSMVSVDRSLYTISIVSVDRSLYKLSIVSVDGSLYKLSIVSVDRSLYKISIVSVDRCLYKLSIVSVDRSLYKISIVSVDRRLYKLSIVSVDRSLYKISIVSVDRSLYKISIVSVDRSLYKLPIIVSVDRRLYKISIVAVDRSLYKLSLVSVDRSLYKLSIVSVDRSLYKLSMVSVDRSLYKLSMVSVDRSLYKISIVSVDRSLYKLSIVSVDRRLYKLSMVSVDRSLYKLSIVSVDRRLYKLSIIVSGLVSGAKRFKDWSVMLTVQGLVSEVKRFKDWSVRLNGARTGQ